A genomic region of Botrytis cinerea B05.10 chromosome 9, complete sequence contains the following coding sequences:
- the Bcscl1 gene encoding Bcscl1 produces MSGSAGYDRHITIFSDQGRLYQVEYAFKAITAANIMSVGIRGKDCAVVLSQKKVPDKLIDPSSVSHIFQLSPSVGCVMTGSIADARASVQRAIGEAAEFRYKFGYEMPCDALAKRIANISQVYTQRAYMRPYGVATTLISLDSEFGPQLYKCDPAGYYTGYKGTASGPKQQEAFNHLEKKLKNKDCAEGSWEDVVELGITTLSTVLSVDFKKGELEIGIVGGPRKDGKEGTDPGFRALTEEEIDERLQAIAEKD; encoded by the exons atgtCGG GTAGCGCAGGTTACGACAGACATATCACGATCTTTTCTGATCAAGGAAGATTATACCAAGTCG AGTATGCTTTCAAAGCTATCACCGCTGCGAACATTATGTCTGTAGGCATTCGAGGAAAGGATTGTGCTGTTGTTTTGTCTCAAAAGAAAGTTCCC GATAAGCTCATTGATCCATCGTCCGTCTCCcacatctttcaattgtcACCATCCGTAGGATGTGTTATGACAGGTTCTATCGCAGATGCAAGAGCCTCTGTCCAGAGAGCTATTGGTGAGGCTGCCGAATTCAGATACAAGTTTGGATACGAGATGCCGTGTGATGCCCTGGCAAAGAGGATTGCCAATATCAGCCAAGTCTATACCCAAAGA GCATACATGAGACCTTATGGTGTTGCAACCACGTTAATATCGTTGGATTCTGAGTTTGGTCCTCAACTGTACAAATGTGACCCAGCTGGCTACTACACTGGTTACAAGGGAACAGCTTCGGGTCCAAAGCAACAGGAGGCGTTCAATCACCTGGAGAAAAAGCTCAAGAACAAGGATTGTGCAGAAGGTAGCTGGGAAGATGTAGTAGAATTAGGCATCACAACTTTGAGCACAGTTCTCAGCGTCGATTtcaagaaaggagaattggagattggTATTGTTGGGGGGCCAAGAAAGGACGGAAAAGAGGGCACAGATCCGGGCTTCAGGGCTTTAACTGAAGAGGAGATCGATGAGAGGTTACAGGCAATCGCAGAAAAAGACTAG
- the Bcinn1 gene encoding Bcinn1: protein MATKLKMAGMHTAGIFSDMTVDGPVIGTLVVIVDRAKNLPNRKTIGKQDPYCAARLGKEAKKTETDKRGGQTPRWDQELRFTVHDSPDYYQLKVSVFNDDKRTDLIGETWVNLQDVIVAGGGQSDVWHNLNFKGKYAGEIRVEITYYDKRPKPEKPEKKEPKQNPSTITPSTSVQSITEFGSVSGGASGSGSLREGVGGPRQLGVKPVVKRRPLPTDPITGAPAQPPVAAAAPIPVAAPPAELVHTPPRGYQAPSAVDHMQMTPTRGYRDSPSAIPDHVQTPPRGYQNVPTGIPDHIQTQGYKMSPNGMPDHVPRGYANPPVIQDQPSPRGYPSSDAMQAQRGYHSPIVGQEHAQTPPRGYQNGFVQDQSPGQRVEYNAPSTRYNQPQGYDISPGSTPYGAPQDMMAGAPPSSQPMRNNDRYDYEHGHDMNQYAAPEADPRDRYGGSRMLTYEPQQPGPYELPMSPGPPPPPPAHASRHVSSVPTLAQPKAVHGRPVSRGNSNPYNTSVDDLHRHSMPAYAQPTSAYQAYNPPKNDDQFRRPGNGNPYPLRKNSYDSRDLRYNSSYEDMQPTVEDAPPTPAPGPGPNSYQTIIPHRGSAPSAMQHPAEGMYDQVPAPLNLRHRPSRNSIATTAPSHQHSISSGGYPTSSSMSSVRDGASVTSRNSYGQLPASRQDRSQSVGVQNTNGDYGLPEMPPTLVPGMDPIIAKEISDRIYNEKRASYSQNPASSQRGRYQEVPRHQPQQIQQPIPLPYHDNSAVVPYSPQAAYDDRQNRYAASTAMVPVKPRGTSPNPAMDRRGNSPNPMDRRGVSPNPMDRRGASPNPPMDRRGASPHPPMDRRGVSPNPMTRRGTSPNPAVTRKPVSPASEPRRLSGVAFGPDSYDVFNPSLAGSKSATSLSAAYDSKDDPDAKIITYDGREIDPSDHIPESNYAPLLEQKGPKYASQMPDRNYRAPPAEHPMPSNGRKQLRQAARPQSMAVSSPIYFSGGIPDNPPATAHRKLQKKSNRMSAQPAYHSSPNVPIYREPTYASSRTSMQRPSTAEYSNDGYQSNGYQYGSSPGGGYRGAVGPVVPAKIPMALPAPVSSGAGRGGGGGDAWALLEEMKNIDLGAPSSRRRRH, encoded by the exons atggCCACGAAGCTCAAAATGGCGGGCATGCATACCGCTGGAATCTTCTCAGATATGACGGTTGATGGTCCGGTGATTGGTACCCTGGTTGTTATCGTTGATCGAGCCAAAAATCTACCAAACAGAAAGACAATTGGAAAACAAGATCCTTATTGTGCAGCTCGGTTGGGAAAGGAAGCAAAAAAAACGGAGACAGATAAGAGAGGTGGACAAACCCCTCGATG GGATCAAGAGCTACGATTTACTGTGCACGATTCGCCGGATTACTATCAATTGAAGGTCTCAGTATTTAATGACGACAAGAGAACAGATCTGATAGGAGAGACTTGGGTCAACTTACAAGATGTCATTGTTGCAGGAGGGGGACAAAGTGACGTATGGCATAACTTAAACTTCAAGGGGAAATATGCGGGAGAGATTAGGGTCGAGATCACATATTATGATAAAAGACCCAAGCCAGAGAAACCGGAAAAGAAGGAACCCAAACAGAATCCATCGACGATTACTCCATCTACATCTGTGCAATCGATAACGGAGTTCGGGAGTGTGAGTGGAGGTGCAAGTGGAAGTGGGAGTTTGAGAGAAGGAGTTGGTGGGCCAAGACAATTAGGGGTGAAACCAGTTGTTAAGAGGCGGCCTTTACCAACCGATCCAATTACTGGAGCTCCAGCGCAACCTCCGGTCGCAGCAGCAGCTCCGATCCCTGTGGCGGCACCACCTGCTGAACTAGTTCACACTCCTCCACGGGGATATCAGGCCCCATCTGCAGTAGACCATATGCAAATGACACCTACTCGTGGATATAGAGACTCCCCCTCTGCGATACCAGATCATGTCCAAACCCCACCTCGAGGCTACCAAAATGTACCGACCGGAATACCCGATCATATTCAGACGCAAGGATATAAGATGTCTCCGAATGGCATGCCAGATCATGTCCCTCGAGGATATGCGAATCCACCGGTAATTCAGGATCAACCTTCACCTCGTGGATATCCAAGTTCTGATGCAATGCAAGCACAACGTGGTTATCATTCTCCTATTGTTGGTCAGGAGCACGCGCAAACGCCACCGCGTGGATATCAGAACGGATTCGTTCAGGATCAATCTCCTGGACAAAGAGTAGAATACAACGCACCTTCAACCCGATATAACCAACCCCAAGGATATGATATTAGTCCAGGGTCGACTCCATACGGAGCACCTCAAGATATGATGGCTGGAGCACCACCAAGTTCCCAACCAATGCGGAATAACGATAGATATGATTACGAACACGGCCACGATATGAATCAATACGCGGCCCCTGAAGCGGATCCTCGCGATAGATATGGAGGCTCTCGTATGCTAACTTATGAGCCTCAGCAGCCAGGTCCATATGAACTTCCGATGAGCCCCGGTCCTCCGCCACCTCCCCCGGCTCATGCAAGCAGACACGTGAGCTCGGTGCCAACTCTCGCGCAACCTAAAGCTGTCCATGGCCGTCCAGTCAGTCGGGGAAATTCCAATCCATATAACACTTCCGTGGATGATTTGCACCGTCATTCAATGCCTGCTTATGCACAGCCCACCTCGGCTTACCAGGCCTATAACCCACCAAAGAACGATGACCAATTCCGAAGGCCCGGAAATGGAAACCCTTACCCACTCCGAAAAAACTCTTATGACTCGAGAGATTTGAGGTATAATTCCAGTTATGAAGATATGCAGCCAACTGTCGAGGATGCCCCACCCACACCAGCTCCAGGGCCAGGGCCAAACAGTTATCAGACTATTATCCCGCATAGAGGTAGTGCACCAAGTGCCATGCAACACCCAGCTGAAGGGATGTATGACCAAGTACCGGCACCGTTAAACTTACGGCATCGACCTAGTCGCAATAGTATTGCCACAACTGCTCCGAGTCATCAACATTCGATTAGCTCAGGTGGCTACCCGACCTCTAGTTCTATGTCCTCTGTCAGAGATGGAGCTTCTGTAACCTCAAGAAACTCTTATGGCCAACTCCCAGCATCTCGCCAAGACCGAAGCCAGTCCGTAGGTGTGCAAAATACTAATGGAGATTATGGCTTGCCTGAGATGCCACCAACGTTGGTGCCGGGAATGGATCCAATCATTGCAAAGGAAATCTCGGATCGGATTTATAACGAAAAGCGAGCAAGTTATAGCCAAAACCCTGCATCTTCGCAGCGAGGAAGATATCAAGAGGTTCCAAGACATCAGCCACAACAGATTCAACAGCCAATACCCCTTCCCTATCATGATAATTCGGCTGTGGTACCATACTCACCACAAGCAGCATATGACGATCGCCAGAATCGATATGCAGCGTCTACGGCTATGGTGCCAGTAAAACCTAGGGGTACGTCGCCTAACCCCGCAATGGATAGACGAGGAAATTCGCCTAACCCTATGGATCGAAGAGGCGTGTCTCCTAATCCAATGGATAGACGAGGTGCATCTCCGAATCCGCCTATGGACAGAAGAGGTGCATCTCCCCATCCACCTATGGATAGAAGAGGTGTTTCACCTAACCCCATGACTAGAAGAGGTACCTCTCCTAACCCAGCAGTCACGCGAAAACCGGTCAGTCCTGCTTCGGAGCCTCGAAGATTATCAGGTGTTGCATTCGGGCCAGATTCTTATGATGTTTTCAATCCAAGTCTGGCAGGATCGAAATCTGCAACATCTCTAAGCGCTGCTTACGATTCTAAAGATGATCCGGATGCCAAAATCATTACTTATGATGGTAGGGAAATCGATCCAAGTGATCACATTCCTGAATCTAATTATGCCCCACTCCTCGAACAAAAGGGACCAAAATACGCATCACAAATGCCAGATCGCAATTATCGAGCTCCACCAGCAGAGCATCCGATGCCATCAAATGGTCGTAAGCAATTACGTCAAGCAGCAAGGCCTCAATCAATGGCCGTATCTTCCCCAATTTACTTCAGCGGCGGCATTCCAGATAATCCTCCAGCTACTGCTCATAGGAAACTCCAAAAGAAGTCAAACCGCATGTCGGCACAACCTGCATACCATTCATCCCCAAATGTACCGATCTACAGAGAACCAACTTACGCATCTAGTAGAACATCGATGCAGAGACCCTCAACGGctgaatattcaaatgacGGTTATCAGTCAAATGGTTATCAGTATGGAAGTAGCCCTGGCGGTGGATATAGAGGGGCGGTTGGGCCAGTCGTACCAGCAAAAATTCCAATGGCATTACCGGCTCCCGTTAGTAGTGGCGCAGGGAGAGGCGGTGGAGGTGGGGATGCGTGGGCGCTGTTagaggaaatgaagaatattgatttagGGGCCCCAAGTTCTAGAAGGAGAAGGCATTGA
- the Bcfum1 gene encoding Bcfum1 → MLRTSTLRAPLPRAIARTFTTSTCPANAVNITSKSATRVLNCAPSSYKLKSVQSSFPRLQRNFHATAYNMSQTRTESDAFGNVEVPSDKYWGAQTERSLENFKINQPQDRMPPPIIKAFGILKGAAATVNMQFGLDPKLGKAIQEAAKEVADLKLLDHFPLVVWQTGSGTQSNMNANEVISNRAIEILGGTMGTKKPVHPNDHVNMSASSNDTFPTVMHIAAVLEIENELLPATKSLRDALQAKVDEFEAKNIIKIGRTHLQDATPLTLAQEFSGYVAQLDYGIERVESSLPHLRLLAQGGTAVGTGINTFKGFAEAIAEEVTKMTGTQFTTAPNKFEALAAHDAIVQASGSLTTLASSLFKIAQDIRYLGSGPRCGLGELALPENEPGSSIMPGKVNPTQCEAITMVCAQVIGNGTATTIGGMNGQFELNVFKPLVIRNLLHSIRILSDGMRSFEKNLVVGLQANEEKIQSILKESLMLVTCLNPKIGYDMASKVAKNAHKKGLTLKESAMELKALSEEDFDKLVRPELMVGPEDYKK, encoded by the exons ATGCTCCGGACATCCACACTTCGAGCCCCGTTGCCTCGGGCAATCGCTCGTACAttcaccacctccacctgCCCCGCGAATGCCGTCAACATCACGAGCAAATCTGCCACTCGGGTCCTTAATTGTGCTCCTTCATCATATAAGCTTAAGAGTGTACAATCTTCGTTTCCTCGTCTGCAAAGAAATTTCCACGCAACTGCATACAACATGTCACAAACAAGAACCGAATCCGATGCTTTTGGAAATGTCGAGGTCCCTTCGGACAAATATTGGGGAGCGCAGACTGAGCGTTCGTTGGAGAACTTCAAGATAAACCAGCCTCAAGATCGCATGCCTCCTCCAATTATTAAGGCTTTTGGTATCTTGAAGGGCGCGGCTGCAACTGTGAACATGCAGTTTGGTCTAG ACCCAAAGCTCGGAAAAGCTATTCAGGAAGCTGCCAAGGAAGTCGCAGATCTTAAGTTGCTTGATCATTTCCCGCTTGTTGTCTGGCAAACCGGCTCTGGAACCCAGTCAAATATGAATGCTAATGAGGTTATCTCAAATCGGGCTATTGAAATCTTGGGCGGAACCATGGGAACCAAGAAACCAGTTCACCCTAACGATCACGTTAACATGTCAGCTTCCTCAAACGATACCTTCCCTACTGTTATGCACATTGCTGCAGTCCTCGAGATCGAGAATGAGCTCCTCCCTGCGACTAAGTCATTACGAGATGCTCTCCAAGCTAAAGTGGATGAATTTGAGGCAAAGAACATTATTAAGATTGGACGAACTCATTTGCAAGATGCAACTCCTCTTACCCTCGCCCAGGAGTTTTCCGGATATGTCGCACAACTTGATTATGGTATCGAGCGTGTCGAATCATCCCTACCCCACCTTAGACTCTTAGCACAAGGAGGAACTGCTGTAGGTACTGGTATCAACACTTTCAAGGGATTCGCAGAAGCTATCGCAGAAGAGGTTACCAAGATGACCGGAACACAATTCACAACTGCACCTAACAAATTTGAAGCACTTGCAGCTCACGATGCGATTGTTCAAGCTTCTGGATCTCTCACTACCCTCGCCTCATCCCTCTTCAAGATTGCCCAAGATATCAGATATCTTGGATCCGGTCCTCGATGTGGCCTCGGCGAGCTTGCTCTTCCAGAAAATGAGCCTGGAAGTTCGATCATGCCAGGTAAGGTCAACCCAACCCAATGCGAGGCCATCACTATGGTTTGCGCCCAGGTTATTGGAAACGGTACTGCTACAACCATTGGTGGTATGAACGGCCAGTTTGAATTGAACGTTTTCAAGCCATTGGTCATTAGAAATTTGTTGCACAGCATTCGAATCTTGAGTGATGGAATGAGAAGTTTTGAGAAGAACTTGGTGGTTGGTCTACAAGCCAATGAGGAGAAGATTCAAAGCATCTTGAAAGAATC CCTCATGTTGGTCACCTGCCTGAACCCAAAGATCGGTTACGATATGGCTAGCAAAGTGGCCAAGAATGCGCACAAGAAAGGATTGACTTTGAAGGAATCAGCCATGGAGTTGAAGGCCTTGAGTGAAGAGGATTTCGATAAGTTGGTTAGACCGGAGTTGATGGTTGGACCAGAGGATTACAAGAAATAA
- the Bchfi1 gene encoding Bchfi1 has protein sequence MPDIDPAALSRSSVTNKSPTPVLPNKSLTATTPVQKSAKFNHVPPRIDLEPLYTAVKSAIGENFGIYKDSIGLFLMGHMNQIELSSRIDHFLITNTGEIEHLHNQLISAIYANTTREMPDQGVASWVSANDKPTTGAGSKPVSGDAAEQRLKTEVMQLPSRDRRRLKDLSQNDFDPFDAFATMLTEHRRPKPARQPEIVPASAGGLNKTNWDLEIRKRYALPLASESGEFPDMTTIESRMLPICYETGLVNGHVQDAAQFMSVATETFIKEVLSSIFSKTRSNGPGSTGSAGTGGGSSWVQTHKYRRQLEREEESSLRNEVLRDKNGLLPTEARAASERGPLGMADVRTALEISDCGLGQMPVVVQQIMFGYQEGELEDWNAFTQLGPQGRIIAEDEDGDIEMTGLEVNGLTNGVNGHAIDEPMSDVEDWGWEGAEYQDRAALDMVLDSCLAIGA, from the exons ATGCCCGACATCGATCCAGCGGCCTTGAGTCGCTCTAGTGTGACGAACAAGAGTCCAACTCCTGTTCTACCTAACAAATCACTTACTGCGACAACGCCGGTACAAAAATCTGCAAAATTCAATCATGTTCCGCCGCGCATCGACCTTGAGCCGTTGTATACGGCAGTCAAGTCTGCCATTGGCGAGAATTTTGGGATATACAAAGATTCAATTGGCTTGTTTCTTATGG GGCATATGAACCAAATTGAACTTTCATCCCGAATTGATCATTTTCTCATAACAAATACTGGCGAAATCGAACATCTTCACAATCAACTGATATCTGCCATTTATGCGAACACAACTCGTGAAATGCCTGACCAGGGCGTGGCGAGCTGGGTCAGTGCAAATGATAAACCTACAACAGGAGCTGGGAGCAAGCCGGTGAGCGGCGATGCTGCAGAACAAAGACTTAAGACAGAAGTTATGCAACTGCCGAGTCGTGATAGAAGAAGGTTGAAGgatctttctcaaaatgat TTCGACCCATTCGATGCATTTGCGACAATGCTGACTGAGCATCGCCGACCGAAACCTGCAAGACAGCCAGAGATTGTGCCTGCTAGTGCCGGTGGTCTGAATAAAACTA ATTGGGATCTGGAAATCCGGAAAAGATATGCTTTACCTCTAGCCTCGGAATCAGGAGAGTTTCCTGACATGACAACTATCGAATCGCGAATGCTTCCCATATGCTACGAAACAGGATTGGTCAATGGTCATGTCCAAGATGCGGCTCAATTTATGTCTGTGGCAACagaaacttttattaaagaGGTCTTATCATCAATATTCAGTAAAACGAGAAGCAACGGGCCTGGATCTACGGGGAGTGCTGGAACCGGTGGGGGCTCCTCTTGGGTACAAACGCACAAGTACCGAAGGCAGctagaaagagaggaagagtcCTCGTTGCGCAACGAAGTCCTTCGGGATAAAAACGGCTTATTACCCACTGAAGCCCGCGCAGCAAGTGAACGAGGCCCCCTAGGTATGGCCGATGTACGGACCGCACTTGAGATTTCCGATTGTGGTTTAGGGCAAATGCCAGTTGTTGTCCAGCAAATTATGTTCGGTTACCAAGAAGGCGAGCTAGAAGACTGGAACGCATTCACACAACTTGGGCCTCAAGGAAGAATCATtgctgaagatgaagatggcgaCATCGAAATGACTGGTCTCGAGGTCAACGGTTTGACTAATGGCGTCAACGGGCACGCGATAGATGAGCCTATGAGTGATGTCGAAGATTGGGGGTGGGAAGGGGCTGAATATCAAGATCGAGCTGCATTGGATATGGTGCTAGATTCATGTCTAGCAATTGGAGCTTAA
- the Bcspc98 gene encoding Bcspc98 — translation MSSRSTRISTAIDSLVRRFQVDIPGEDPADAEERESNATDFVREILGSSKTPAVVADVNQASDLIKKRLIQTNPSPNEALRFTNLYSRLLSIPVITQKWAVLYFLYQLGDQEQLRPSGLTSPFMSPVNKKKSKRPVEDQDTASAAPLRDTRRNIQTDGTFDSQSQTSREEREFDDAFAPAGLRKLPEREGGQRDRKEEEQVFVKTPGSQRESVALKTALLAENYVEIDPPETALLRDLPFTLQGLSSSNLPFDSQSSLRLPDTLPVPIISILHTLAEPSLLYRSLSGFVQTSDGGLLGQSLRAAIAGELRSYLGLVATLEGQIRRALSSLDESEPRGGVGKAGVTLKRCVVWTREATMGLRLMSLISEESKSKKGGQLITLIHGFSSSHGDPMVGAFAERLLIHVTRPFYDMLRHWIYDGELSDPYHEFFVSEQDPNAIQEAQDGRSRGGASSVWEDKYKLNENMVPSIITQDFAQKVFLIGKSLNFIRYGCGDSQWVEEYSKDASKELRYGDTATLETWIDEAYKTTMARLIHLMSEKFHLFEHLKALKNYILLGQGDFIALLMESLASNLDRPAGAQYRHTLTAQLEHAIRGSNAQYDSPEVLRRLDARMLQLSHGDIGWDCFTLEYKIDAPVDVVVTEWGNRQYLKVFNFLWRIKRVEFALSTTWRKCMTGARGVLLGSPDPAFHQSWKQTRGVLAEMIHFIAQLQYYILFEVIESSWDELQSAIHKDGCTLDDLIKAHTKYLNAITHKGLLGAKKKHSNDLDDNTFMVQLGEILRLMLSYRDAVDGLYSFSVTEYSKRQNANSPSIPRPGTSTSSRPGTRFDDYPPARSPFENPNPALLNLNLSNIQGEEEEFPLLAERLSGLGTQFKTRISLLLGDLAYQPDTDMRFLGVVMNFNDVYTGVRRKSARERERERDKGKGKGREGRSGESSARER, via the exons ATGTCCTCACGAAGTACTCGTATCTCCACTGCTATTGACAGCTTAGTGCGCCGATTTCAAGTAGATATTCCTGGAGAAGATCCTGCAGACgccgaagaaagagaaagcaATGCTACCGACTTTGTACGGGAAATTCTGGGAAG CTCAAAAACACCTGCTGTTGTGGCAGATGTAAATCAAGCTTCGGATTTGATAAAGAAACGATTAATACAAACAAATCCAAGTCCCAATGAAGCTTTACGATTTACAAACCTATACAGCCGGCTCCTTTCCATACCGGTCATTACACAAAAATGGGCAGTGCTGTACTTTCTGTATCAACTAGGGGACCAAGAGCAACTCAGGCCTTCTGGATTGACGAGCCCTTTTATGAGTCCGGtaaacaagaagaaatccaaaagacCTGTCGAGGACCAGGATACCGCCAGCGCTGCTCCTCTTAGAGATACCCGTCGAAACATTCAAACAGATGGCACATTCGACTCTCAAAGTCAAACATCgcgagaagagagagaattcGACGATGCTTTTGCGCCTGCTGGATTGAGGAAGTTACCGGAACGAGAAGGGGGCCAGAGAGatagaaaggaagaagaacagGTATTTGTGAAGACACCAGGTAGTCAGCGTGAGAGTGTCGCATTGAAGACGGCTCTATTGGCTGAAAATTATGTCGAAATTGATCCCCCAGAAACCGCACTACTTAGGGACTTACCATTCACATTACAAGGCCTATCGTCCTCAAACTTGCCATTTGACTCGCAATCAAGCCTCAGACTACCTGATACTTTACCTGTAccaataatttcaattctccatACATTAGCTGAGCCATCGCTATTATACAGAAGTTTATCTGGCTTCGTGCAGACTAGCGACGGTGGTCTCCTTGGTCAGAGTCTACGAGCCGCGATTGCAGGCGAGCTTAGGTCATATCTTGGACTAGTAGCAACGCTAGAAGGTCAGATCCGACGAGCACTTTCATCGTTAGACGAGAGCGAACCAAGAGGAGGTGTTGGAAAAGCAGGGGTCACTCTTAAGAGATGCGTAGTGTGGACCCGAGAGGCGACGATGGGCTTGAGATTAATGAGCCTAATTAGTGAGGAATCAAAAAGTAAAAAGGGTGGACAGCTTATCACATTAATCCATGGATTTTCATCGTCGCACGGGGATCCAATGGTAGGAGCATTCGCTGAACGGTTGTTGATTCACGTTACTCGACCGTTTTATGATATGCTTCGACATTGGATATATGACGGAGAATTATCTGATCCATATCATGAATTTTTTGTTTCGGAACAGGATCCCAATGCGATCCAGGAGGCCCAAGATGGCAGAAGTAGAGGAGGTGCTAGCAGTGTATGGGAGGACAAATACAAACTTAATGAAAATATGGTACCAAGTATCATCACTCAAGACTTTGCTCAAAAGGTCTTCCTAATCGGAAAATCCTTGAACTTCATCCGTTATGGTTGCGGGGATTCTCAATGGGTGGAAGAGTACTCGAAAGATGCGTCAAAAGAACTACGGTACGGCGATACTGCGACTTTAGAGACATGGATTGATGAGGCTTATAAGACGACTATGGCTCGACTAATTCATTTAATGTCGGAGAAGTTCCATCTGTTCGAACATCTCAAGGCTCTTAAAAATTACATCCTCCTGGGGCAAGGAGATTTTATCGCTCTACTCATGGAATCTCTTGCATCAAATCTTGATCGTCCAGCCGGTGCTCAATATCGTCATACTCTCACCGCTCAACTTGAGCACGCTATTCGTGGTTCTAATGCGCAATACGATTCGCCCGAGGTTCTCCGCCGTCTCGACGCCCGCATGTTACAACTTTCACATGGTGATATAGGCTGGGATTGTTTCACCCTTGAATACAAAATTGATGCTCCTGTCGATGTCGTTGTAACAGAATGGGGTAATCGACAATACCTCAAAGTGTTCAACTTCCTATGGCGCATCAAGCGTGTTGAATTTGCCTTGTCGACTACCTGGCGTAAATGCATGACTGGCGCCCGTGGTGTCTTACTTGGATCTCCAGATCCCGCCTTCCATCAATCATGGAAACAAACTCGCGGTGTCCTTGCGGAAATGATTCATTTTATCGCGCAACTGCAATACTATATTCTCTTTGAAGTTATCGAGTCTTCTTGGGATGAGCTCCAATCCGCCATCCACAAAGATGGTTGCACACTTGACGATCTTATCAAGGCGCATACTAAATATCTCAATGCCATCACACACAAAGGTCTGCTAGGCGCCAAGAAAAAGCATTCAAATGATCTCGATGATAATACGTTCATGGTTCAATTAGGCGAGATCCTTAGATTAATGCTCTCATATCGCGACGCAGTTGACGGTCTTTATTCCTTCAGTGTAACCGAATACTCAAAACGTCAGAATGccaattctccatccatcccgcGCCCAGGCACATCTACCTCCTCTCGACCTGGAACTCGCTTCGATGACTACCCTCCTGCCAGATCTCCATTCGAGAACCCCAACCCTGCTCTtttaaatctcaatctttcgaatattcaaggcgaagaagaagaattccCCTTGCTAGCAGAGAGATTGAGTGGTTTAGGAACGCAATTTAAAACGAGAATTTCACTATTACTCGGCGATTTGGCATATCAGCCAGACACAGACATGAGGTTCTTGGGTGTGGTAATGAATTTTAATGACGTGTATACGGGAGTTAGGCGGAAGAGCGCCCGGGAGAGGGAGCGAGAAAGAGACAAGGGGAAGGGCAAAGGTAGAGAAGGAAGATCCGGCGAGTCGAGTGCTAGGGAAAGATAA